A genomic region of Desulfosarcina ovata subsp. ovata contains the following coding sequences:
- a CDS encoding SDR family NAD(P)-dependent oxidoreductase, which translates to MPLNMNAIGSPIGPMKRKYTWKDVVLYALGVGAGFSELEYCYEKSLKIIPSFAIAMIFDFLSQATVSAGANLAGVLHGEQELIFHNPIPPDGTLITNGRISNYYDKGKDKGALVMIESETRHDSGIKLFTSVATVFSRLDGGFGGEDRKTPPVAFPDRAPDVVVEATPSPDQPLIYRLSGDILHLHVDPEFAALSGFDKPIMHGLCTHGFACRALIASLVPGRPEQVRRLACRFSKALYPGIPIQTQIWKTATGKALWRTIDAATGQVVIDNGEFEYADIPKDEIRFDNRVAIITGAGSGLGRVYARELARRGARVVVNDLGGARDGAGSGSSSPADQVVAEIRAAGGQAVASYESVATAAGGEKIVATALEAFGRVDILINNAGILRDKSLIKMEPENWQAVLNVHLSGAYHVTRPAFRAMRDNGYGRIIMTTSAAGLYGNFGQTNYAAAKMGLVGFMNALKLEGARYGITVNTVAPLAASRLTEDVMTPERFERSKPEFVAPIVLYLSSDRCTESGNIYNAGLGFFNRAAIVTGPGKMLAANGRVPTPEDILANIEAISELDGSRHYPDINALIEDLFMVTQEGPPTAT; encoded by the coding sequence ATGCCACTCAACATGAATGCCATTGGCAGCCCCATCGGCCCCATGAAACGGAAATACACATGGAAGGACGTGGTCCTTTATGCGCTGGGGGTCGGAGCCGGTTTTTCCGAACTGGAGTACTGCTATGAAAAATCGCTCAAGATCATTCCCAGCTTCGCCATTGCCATGATCTTTGATTTTCTTTCCCAGGCCACCGTCTCGGCCGGAGCAAACCTGGCCGGCGTGCTGCATGGCGAACAGGAGTTGATCTTCCACAACCCCATCCCGCCGGACGGGACCCTGATCACCAACGGCAGAATCAGCAACTATTACGACAAGGGCAAGGATAAAGGCGCCCTGGTGATGATCGAAAGCGAAACCCGTCACGACAGCGGAATCAAGCTGTTTACCAGCGTGGCCACGGTTTTCAGCCGCCTGGACGGCGGCTTCGGAGGTGAGGATCGCAAAACACCGCCGGTGGCATTTCCCGACCGTGCGCCCGATGTCGTGGTCGAGGCCACCCCGTCACCGGATCAGCCGCTGATTTACCGGCTCTCCGGGGATATCTTACATCTCCATGTGGATCCCGAATTTGCGGCCCTGTCCGGGTTCGACAAACCCATCATGCATGGACTCTGCACCCATGGATTTGCCTGCCGGGCCCTGATCGCATCGCTGGTTCCCGGGCGCCCCGAACAGGTCCGGCGCCTGGCCTGCCGGTTTTCAAAAGCACTCTACCCGGGCATCCCCATCCAGACCCAAATCTGGAAAACGGCAACCGGTAAAGCGCTCTGGCGGACCATTGACGCGGCCACCGGGCAGGTGGTCATCGACAATGGTGAATTCGAGTACGCTGACATCCCCAAAGACGAAATCCGCTTTGACAACCGGGTGGCGATCATCACCGGAGCCGGTTCCGGGTTGGGGCGCGTCTATGCACGGGAACTGGCCCGCCGGGGCGCCCGGGTGGTCGTGAACGACCTGGGAGGCGCCCGGGACGGGGCCGGCAGCGGATCATCCTCCCCGGCTGACCAGGTGGTGGCGGAAATCCGCGCGGCCGGCGGCCAGGCGGTGGCCAGTTACGAAAGCGTGGCCACGGCCGCAGGGGGCGAGAAAATCGTTGCCACGGCCCTCGAGGCATTCGGTCGAGTGGATATTCTGATCAACAACGCCGGCATCCTGCGCGATAAAAGCCTGATCAAGATGGAACCGGAAAACTGGCAGGCCGTTCTGAACGTCCATCTCAGCGGGGCGTACCATGTTACCCGCCCCGCATTCAGGGCCATGAGAGACAACGGCTACGGGCGCATCATCATGACCACCTCGGCCGCCGGCCTTTACGGCAACTTCGGGCAGACCAACTACGCCGCGGCCAAGATGGGGTTGGTGGGATTCATGAATGCGTTGAAACTGGAAGGGGCCAGATACGGCATCACGGTCAATACCGTGGCGCCGCTGGCGGCCTCGCGCCTCACCGAGGATGTCATGACGCCGGAACGCTTCGAGCGATCCAAACCGGAGTTTGTCGCACCGATCGTCCTCTACCTGAGCTCTGACCGTTGCACGGAAAGCGGAAATATTTACAACGCCGGCCTGGGTTTTTTCAACCGGGCAGCCATCGTTACCGGACCGGGAAAAATGCTGGCAGCGAACGGCCGCGTCCCCACGCCCGAAGATATCCTGGCCAATATCGAGGCGATTTCCGAGCTTGATGGAAGCAGGCATTACCCCGACATCAACGCGCTGATCGAGGATCTTTTCATGGTCACGCAGGAGGGTCCACCGACGGCGACCTGA
- a CDS encoding rhomboid family intramembrane serine protease: MVPLFINLNRETANTYHLVLSAAGIGSRIRSANNRYYIDVPEPFVDSARDAVNRYLAENPTPVAPVDPPDDAAPPVPVNISGVAVALFLLAVHMAVVTSAAPQDYVTVFGASARLILSGEWYRCATALLLHADAAHLAGNMAGMALFGGAVCAIMGTGVGWLLILACGIMGNLINAIAYGSGHLSVGASTSVFGAIGLLCAIRAITAMRTGKGWRPVAVLLGSSVALLAFLGAGERSDLGAHLFGVLAGLVAGSIHALVLGHPSGLRLQVASGILAAATLMLAWFRGAIG, from the coding sequence ATGGTTCCCCTATTTATCAACCTCAACCGGGAAACGGCCAATACCTACCATCTGGTTCTGTCTGCCGCCGGTATCGGTAGCCGTATTCGCAGTGCCAACAACCGTTATTATATTGATGTGCCGGAGCCGTTTGTCGATTCTGCACGGGATGCCGTCAATCGCTATCTGGCTGAAAATCCAACGCCTGTCGCGCCGGTGGATCCGCCGGATGATGCCGCGCCGCCTGTTCCCGTCAATATCTCCGGGGTTGCCGTGGCCCTGTTTCTCCTGGCGGTTCATATGGCCGTGGTGACCAGTGCCGCGCCCCAGGATTACGTGACCGTTTTCGGTGCCAGTGCCCGGCTGATCCTGTCCGGCGAGTGGTATCGCTGTGCGACGGCCCTGCTTCTGCATGCCGATGCGGCGCACCTTGCCGGCAATATGGCGGGCATGGCCCTTTTTGGCGGTGCGGTGTGCGCCATCATGGGTACGGGGGTCGGTTGGCTACTGATTCTGGCCTGCGGGATCATGGGTAATCTGATCAATGCGATCGCCTATGGGAGCGGGCACCTTTCCGTGGGGGCATCCACGTCGGTTTTCGGTGCCATCGGCCTTTTGTGTGCCATTCGCGCCATCACCGCCATGCGGACCGGCAAGGGATGGAGACCGGTTGCCGTGCTGTTGGGCAGCAGTGTGGCGCTTCTGGCATTTCTGGGTGCCGGCGAGCGCAGCGATTTGGGTGCCCATCTGTTCGGTGTACTTGCCGGCCTCGTCGCAGGGAGTATTCATGCCCTGGTGCTGGGCCATCCATCAGGCCTGCGGTTACAAGTCGCCAGTGGTATCCTTGCCGCCGCGACCCTTATGCTTGCATGGTTCCGGGGGGCCATCGGGTGA
- the map gene encoding type I methionyl aminopeptidase, whose protein sequence is MKDKTDTGKISRNAPCPCGSGKKYKRCCLGKPAPSQVSDLQYAKKYQIRIKTPKQIEGIRTAGKLVVQTLDLVESHLKSGITTDAINTLVHEFTIAHGAKPAPLNYRGYPKSVCVSINEVICHGIPGERVIKDGDLVNVDVTSILDGYYADANKTFFVGTPSEGARKLVSVTRHCLAQGIAMVKPGNTVGDIGHVIQTYAESQGCSVVREFVGHGVGIDFHEAPQVPHYGAPGTGIRLIPGMVFTIEPMINLGRKELVILDDGWTAVTRDGSLSAQFEQTLLVTETGVESLTPYPL, encoded by the coding sequence GTGAAAGATAAAACGGATACAGGGAAAATCAGCCGAAATGCCCCCTGCCCCTGCGGCAGCGGTAAAAAATACAAACGGTGTTGTCTGGGCAAACCGGCACCGAGCCAGGTATCTGACCTGCAATACGCCAAAAAATACCAGATCCGCATTAAAACACCCAAACAGATAGAAGGGATCCGGACAGCCGGAAAGCTGGTCGTCCAAACGCTGGATCTGGTGGAATCGCATCTCAAGTCAGGAATCACCACCGATGCGATCAATACCCTGGTGCATGAATTCACCATCGCCCACGGTGCAAAACCGGCCCCGTTAAATTATCGTGGGTACCCCAAGAGTGTCTGCGTGAGCATTAACGAGGTGATCTGCCATGGCATCCCCGGAGAGCGGGTGATCAAGGATGGCGATCTCGTCAATGTGGACGTTACCTCGATTCTTGACGGCTATTACGCCGATGCCAATAAAACCTTTTTTGTGGGCACACCCAGCGAGGGCGCCCGTAAACTGGTCAGTGTCACCCGTCACTGCCTGGCCCAAGGTATTGCCATGGTCAAACCGGGCAACACGGTCGGCGACATCGGTCATGTGATCCAGACGTATGCCGAATCCCAGGGATGCTCGGTGGTGCGCGAATTCGTGGGGCACGGTGTCGGGATCGATTTCCATGAGGCCCCCCAGGTTCCGCACTATGGTGCCCCCGGAACCGGAATCCGGCTGATTCCAGGAATGGTTTTCACCATCGAACCCATGATCAACCTGGGCCGCAAGGAACTGGTCATTCTCGATGACGGCTGGACCGCGGTCACCCGCGACGGATCTCTATCCGCCCAGTTTGAGCAAACCCTGCTGGTCACCGAAACCGGTGTTGAAAGCCTGACCCCGTATCCCCTCTGA
- a CDS encoding integration host factor subunit alpha, with protein MSLTKAQIVENIQDQTGLTKIKATETVETLLEIIKSSLATGENVLVSGFGKFCVKEKKQRKGRNPATGDEMMLDERRVVTFKCSGKLRDKIN; from the coding sequence ATGAGTCTGACAAAAGCGCAAATCGTTGAAAATATCCAGGATCAAACCGGACTCACAAAAATCAAGGCAACCGAAACCGTTGAGACTCTGCTGGAAATCATCAAATCGTCCTTGGCGACGGGTGAGAATGTGCTGGTCAGTGGTTTCGGAAAGTTCTGCGTGAAAGAGAAGAAACAGCGCAAGGGGCGCAATCCGGCAACCGGCGATGAGATGATGCTGGATGAACGCCGGGTGGTCACATTTAAATGTTCGGGAAAATTGCGAGACAAGATTAACTAA
- a CDS encoding PAS domain-containing protein encodes MKWRLNKIVDGLSRNLVMAGTALGIIYWFIEAAVHTYIFKEGSLGFQILSPTIHEIWMRMIVALILVIFSFYGQIIINQRKRAEAAVIQREKETALILENNPAAIILIDVATRKISYANANAQRMVKAPANKILGNACHKFLCPAAKGRCPVLDRGQSIDISERKLLTWEGEVIPVLKSVARVRYCGREHLLEAFFDIREQRRMRQDIRQAHAEMDQIFQTASVGMRVINHQFTILKVNRAFSELTGIDCENAVGKRCYDVFAGSMCHTDDCPLKTILTGRTKDQFEVNKRKTDGSWLDCILTATPFKDPNGAITGIVESFRDITELKNAQRVLESERDKLHRILFHQLEAVGIVNADFELEYQNEVLKKQTGCVSGCFCHHVFRGINIPCEHCLMRQALSTGKIQRFEFDTPAGKSFEHTYTPFLDEDGQKKALVSRRDITERKASTAAAIRSEHLAAIGELAAGVAHEINNPINGIINYGQLLVNRTTDDDFLNDVSRRIIKESDRIATIVKSLLSFARRDTERKDLVNLNNIIQDALTLTHAQLRKDGIQITLDLDEDLMPFAAKAQELQQVFMNLISNSRYALNEKYKQAHESKRVDISARMATSNGRPVIRACFTDWGMGIRSDLIEKIMRPFYSTKPKGKGTGLGLSISHQIMKNHGGTLRFSSVEGAFTKVIVEIPVHCVN; translated from the coding sequence ATGAAATGGAGGCTTAATAAAATCGTTGACGGTTTATCCAGAAACCTCGTCATGGCGGGAACCGCGTTGGGTATCATTTACTGGTTTATCGAAGCGGCTGTCCATACGTACATTTTCAAAGAAGGGTCCCTTGGCTTTCAGATTTTAAGTCCCACCATCCATGAAATCTGGATGCGCATGATTGTGGCGTTGATTCTGGTCATTTTCAGCTTTTACGGGCAGATTATCATTAATCAGCGCAAGCGTGCCGAAGCTGCAGTGATCCAACGGGAAAAGGAGACAGCCCTGATCCTCGAGAATAATCCGGCCGCCATCATCCTGATTGACGTCGCGACCCGAAAAATCAGTTACGCCAACGCCAATGCCCAGAGAATGGTCAAAGCTCCAGCCAATAAAATTCTTGGTAACGCCTGCCATAAGTTCTTATGCCCTGCAGCGAAAGGCAGGTGTCCGGTGCTTGACCGGGGGCAATCCATTGATATTTCCGAACGTAAGCTGCTGACATGGGAAGGTGAGGTTATTCCCGTTTTGAAAAGTGTCGCCAGAGTCCGGTACTGTGGGCGAGAACATCTTCTGGAAGCTTTTTTTGATATCCGTGAACAGCGCCGGATGCGTCAGGACATTCGTCAGGCCCATGCAGAGATGGATCAGATTTTCCAGACAGCGTCGGTGGGCATGCGGGTGATCAATCATCAGTTTACTATCCTCAAGGTCAATCGGGCGTTTTCAGAACTCACCGGCATCGATTGTGAGAATGCGGTCGGAAAACGATGCTACGATGTCTTTGCCGGCAGCATGTGCCATACTGACGACTGCCCGTTGAAGACCATTTTGACCGGTAGAACCAAAGACCAGTTTGAAGTGAACAAAAGAAAAACCGACGGATCGTGGTTGGACTGTATCCTGACGGCGACACCGTTCAAGGATCCCAATGGCGCAATTACCGGTATTGTTGAGTCATTCAGGGACATCACCGAACTGAAGAACGCCCAGCGGGTTCTTGAATCCGAAAGGGACAAACTTCACCGAATACTTTTCCACCAACTGGAAGCAGTTGGTATTGTCAATGCCGATTTTGAATTGGAGTATCAGAACGAAGTCCTCAAGAAGCAAACGGGATGCGTGAGCGGATGTTTTTGCCATCATGTATTCCGGGGTATAAATATACCCTGTGAGCATTGTCTGATGCGCCAGGCCCTATCTACCGGAAAAATCCAGCGTTTCGAGTTCGATACCCCGGCAGGGAAGAGTTTTGAGCACACATATACACCATTTCTTGACGAGGACGGCCAGAAAAAAGCCCTGGTGTCCCGCCGGGACATCACCGAACGCAAAGCTTCAACTGCAGCGGCCATCCGTTCGGAGCACCTGGCCGCCATCGGCGAACTGGCCGCCGGGGTGGCCCATGAGATCAACAACCCCATCAACGGGATTATCAACTACGGGCAACTGCTGGTCAACAGAACCACCGACGATGACTTCCTGAACGATGTTTCGCGACGAATTATCAAAGAAAGCGATCGGATCGCCACCATCGTGAAAAGCTTGCTTTCCTTTGCCCGCCGGGACACCGAGAGAAAGGATCTGGTCAATTTAAACAACATCATTCAGGATGCGCTGACTTTGACGCATGCCCAACTGCGCAAGGACGGAATTCAGATCACCCTGGACCTGGATGAGGACTTGATGCCGTTTGCGGCCAAGGCTCAGGAACTTCAGCAGGTTTTCATGAACCTGATCAGCAACAGCCGTTATGCCTTGAATGAAAAATACAAACAGGCACATGAATCCAAACGGGTGGATATCAGCGCCCGTATGGCTACCAGCAACGGTCGGCCGGTCATACGGGCCTGTTTTACCGACTGGGGCATGGGTATCCGGTCGGATTTGATAGAAAAGATCATGCGTCCCTTCTATTCTACCAAGCCCAAGGGGAAAGGCACCGGACTAGGGTTGAGCATCAGCCATCAGATCATGAAAAACCATGGTGGAACACTCCGGTTCAGCAGTGTGGAAGGGGCATTTACCAAGGTGATCGTCGAGATCCCTGTCCATTGTGTAAACTGA
- a CDS encoding sigma-54-dependent transcriptional regulator, protein MSQKILVVDDEESIRFTFESFLSEARYQVTTAASYDEAIDLLSIADFDLLFVDIIMEGKTGIDLLRAAKCKDPNAQVIIITGAPSVGTAAEAVRLGALDYLTKPIRQPDLLKATSLALRHKQLSDEKDKYRSNIDAIFKSVKEGIVTVDEKMRVVDVNVAAVALCGFSHDDSPGAFIRTANRGCGGACVEVLKEALETREAVALRHIECHRKDKVRQIVSVQATPLMDHRGTFSGCVMVLRDETRLLDLEKHAGKNSALDRIVGTSTSMKQVKELIRALSDVQTTVLVTGESGTGKELTVDALHRTGGRAAGPLVKVNCGALAEGILESELFGHVKGAFTGAMANKIGRFQKADGGTLFLDEIGDISPKMQLELLRVIETGTFDPVGGTRPVQVDVRVVAATNRDLAARVAEGNFREDLYFRLKVVQIHLPPLRQRKADIPLLTRHMIEKFNRKFNKAVKAVSSDVEKLFLRHAWVGNVRELENVMEHAFILCGQPIITLSHLPADLKSQAGGIPQFNSLERRSEAENIQKALEKTDGNKAKAARLLSMSRRTIYRKIEKYKIVQ, encoded by the coding sequence ATGAGTCAAAAAATTCTGGTTGTGGACGATGAAGAGAGCATCCGTTTTACGTTTGAGAGTTTTCTGAGCGAGGCCCGCTATCAAGTGACCACGGCAGCCAGCTACGACGAGGCCATTGACTTACTATCGATTGCTGATTTCGATCTCCTTTTCGTGGATATTATCATGGAGGGAAAAACCGGCATCGACTTGCTGCGTGCGGCCAAGTGCAAAGATCCCAACGCTCAAGTGATCATTATTACCGGTGCGCCCAGCGTCGGCACGGCTGCCGAGGCGGTCCGCCTTGGCGCACTCGACTATCTTACGAAACCCATCCGCCAACCGGACCTGCTCAAGGCTACCAGTCTGGCACTTCGACACAAACAGCTTTCCGATGAAAAGGATAAATACCGGTCCAACATCGACGCCATCTTCAAAAGTGTTAAAGAGGGCATCGTGACGGTTGACGAAAAAATGCGTGTGGTGGACGTCAACGTTGCTGCCGTCGCCCTCTGCGGATTTTCCCACGATGACTCACCGGGTGCATTTATCCGGACGGCGAACCGGGGATGCGGCGGTGCTTGTGTGGAAGTGCTCAAAGAGGCCTTGGAGACCCGGGAGGCAGTGGCGTTACGCCATATCGAGTGCCATCGAAAGGATAAAGTAAGGCAGATTGTCAGTGTCCAAGCCACGCCGCTGATGGATCATAGGGGGACGTTCTCTGGCTGTGTCATGGTGCTCCGAGACGAGACCCGGCTGCTTGATCTTGAGAAACATGCGGGCAAAAATAGCGCGCTTGACCGCATTGTCGGCACGAGTACTTCCATGAAACAGGTCAAGGAACTGATCCGAGCGTTGTCCGATGTCCAGACCACCGTGCTGGTCACCGGTGAGAGCGGTACGGGAAAGGAATTGACCGTTGATGCCCTGCACCGTACGGGCGGGCGCGCTGCCGGCCCCCTGGTCAAGGTCAATTGCGGCGCTCTCGCCGAGGGCATTCTTGAAAGCGAACTGTTTGGCCATGTTAAGGGGGCTTTCACCGGAGCGATGGCGAACAAGATCGGTCGCTTCCAGAAAGCCGACGGGGGAACCCTTTTTCTGGATGAGATCGGCGACATTTCTCCCAAAATGCAGCTGGAGTTGTTACGGGTAATTGAAACTGGCACTTTCGATCCGGTAGGCGGCACCCGGCCGGTCCAGGTGGATGTACGGGTAGTTGCAGCCACCAATCGTGATCTTGCCGCCCGTGTGGCAGAAGGAAATTTTCGCGAAGATCTTTACTTCCGGCTGAAAGTGGTGCAGATTCATTTGCCGCCTTTGCGGCAGCGCAAGGCAGATATCCCTTTGCTTACTCGCCATATGATCGAGAAATTCAACCGTAAATTCAATAAGGCCGTCAAGGCAGTGTCCTCCGACGTGGAAAAGCTATTTCTGCGACATGCCTGGGTGGGCAATGTCAGGGAACTCGAGAACGTTATGGAACATGCCTTCATCCTGTGTGGGCAGCCGATCATTACCCTATCCCATTTGCCGGCGGACCTGAAATCGCAGGCCGGCGGCATCCCACAGTTCAACAGCCTGGAGCGCCGCAGCGAGGCCGAAAACATTCAAAAAGCCCTTGAAAAAACCGACGGCAACAAGGCCAAGGCCGCCCGTCTGTTGAGTATGAGCCGCCGGACGATCTACCGTAAAATAGAAAAGTATAAGATCGTTCAATAA